The Haloferax sp. Atlit-12N region GTACTGGCTGACTGCCTTGTTCGTGTCAACTGATTGTGGCATAAATCTGCCATATTATGACTATTTACTAAATGTTACGATATGTTCAACTCAATAGACAGTATTGAAATTTTGAACTAATTGTTTTCAGACATGTCTCTGTTCGGAACGTCGGTCAGTGAAGCACGCGAAAGACCGGCCGAACGTGCGGGCCTACTCGGCCGCCGTGAACTCCACCGCGTCGGCCTCGAAGTCCTCGACGAACGCGCCTTGCCCGCCGATGCTGTAAGTCCCCTCGTCCGTCTCGACGACGAAGGCGTTCTCGACCGGGAAGGAGTTGTTCGCGGGTTCGAGGAGGCCCTGCCGGATGTCCACCACGCGGCCGTGAAGTTCGGTCGGGCCGTCAGTGTGGACCATCCGTCCGGTGACGGTCACGTCGAGGTCGATACCCGCGCGCTCGCAGAGGGCGGCCTGCAGGACGGCGTGGCGGAAGTTGTGGTACATCGCCGGGAGCGGGTCGGGGTCTGTCGTGTACGCCTCGGCGGCCATCGGCCAGTAGTTTCCGAAGAAGGAGCCGACGATGACCGGGCCGAGGTGCGGTTGGGCGAAGACGATGGCCTGCGACTCGGAGTTCGACCGGGCGACCATCTCGCCGGGGGAGATGAGGCCCGTCCGCGAATCGACGGTGAGCATCGTGGGCATGAGTTCGTGCCAGACGCGCACCAGCGAGGCCACGCCGTCGAGTTCGAGGTCGTCGTGCGGTTCGACGCCGCTGACGACGAGCGAGACGAGCACGCCGCGCTCGCGGGCCGCGCGGAGTTCGTCTTCCACCTCGTCGAGCACATCGTAAGGGAGCGACAGCGTGATTTCGGACTCGGCGCGGCCGACGAGTTCGGCGATGCGCTTGAGAACCGTCACGCGGGACTTGATGACCTCGAATCGCTCCTGGTCGCGGGCGGTGGCCGTGTAGCGCTCCTCCAGCGCGGGGCGCATGGACTCGACGCTCTCGGAGAGCGATTCGATGACCTCCATCGGTGGCAGCGGCCGAATCGTGGTCGGCACGACGTGGTCGTTGACTTCCACGAAGCCGCGCGATTCCAGTTCCTTGCTCACGCTGTAGACGTAGCGCTTAGAGACGCCCGCCGCGTCGGCGATCTGGCTCGCCTTCGCCTCCCCGAGTTCGAGAAGCGTCAGATACGTGTCGACGACCTTCTCTGAGAGCCCGAACTGCTCCAGGAGGTCGGCGAGTTCCCGGTCGTCCATGGTCGGACTGTCATCGACCATGATACTTAATGGCTCGAATCGCCGACGGCGCGAAGTACGACCGCGTCGGCGACGGTGACGCGGACGCCCTCATCGCCCGCGGCCGCGCCGCTCGCGTCACCAGCGCCGACTCGCTCGCCCGTCAGCAGGTCGGTCTCCGCCGTCTCCGCGCCGAGTTCGACGGTCGTCGGCTTCCCGTCGAAGTTCAGGACGACGACGAGTCGGTCGGTGCCGTCGTCGCGGGCGAACGCGACTACGCGGTCGGACTCGACGCCGCCGTCTCCGGCGGGGGCAACGCTGGCAGAGACGGGTTCGACGTCGCCGACGCGGAGCACCTCGTGCGCGTCGCGGAGGCGGGAGAGCCGCCGGTGGAAATCCACGAGGTCGGCGTCGGCGTCGTGCCAGCGCATCGTCCCGCGCTGATCCGCGACGCCGGTCTCCTGCCCGTAGTATATCATCGGCGCGCCGGGGAGCGTGAACGTCGCGGCCGCGGCCGCCCGAAGCGCGTCGTCGCCGACGTCGCTCCGGTAGCGCTCCTCGTCGTGGTTCTCGATGTACCGGAGTTGCACGGCGTCGTCGGGGAAGCCGTGCCAGCGGGCGTCGGCGACGGCGTCGAGGACGGCGGTCGCCGGCTTCTCGCCAGCGCCGACCTCGCGGAGCGCCCCGTACAGCGTCGTGTCGTAGTGGGCGTCGAACTCGTTTTCGTGGTACGCAGGGTCTCGCGGGATGGTCTCGTCGAGGAGCAGGAACTCGGGGTCGTCGGCCTTCACCCGCTCGCGGACCTCCTTCCAGAAGCCGTGGGGGACGCCCCACGCCACGTCGCACCGGAAGCCATCGACGACTGTCGCCCACTCGGTGACCACGTCGAGCATCCACGACCGGACCGCCGGCGAGTCGTAGTTGAGGTTCGGGATGCGCGTCCAGTTGAAGTAGTGTTCCGCCGCGCCGGGTCCGCCCCAGTCCACGTCGGATGGGTCCTCGCGCTCTGGAACGCGGGCGTAGTGGTCCTCGTAGCCGGGGACGCCGGTGGAGTGGAACTGGAAGGCCGGGTGGTCCCGCGACGTGTGGTTGATGACGAGGTCGAAGACGACGCGGATGCCGGCGTCGTGGCATCGGTCGACGAGCGCCTCGAAATCCTCGCGCGTACCGAGGTCCGACGCGGTCTCGAAGTAGTCGGTGACGTGGTAGCCGTGGGTCGTGTAGCTCTCCAGTATCGGCGTGAGCCACAGGCAGTCGACGCCGAGGGATTCGAGGTAGGGAACCCGCCGGGCGAGTTCGTCGAACGTCGGGTCGGGCGTCTCACCGACGAACGACCGGACGAACACCTCGTAGACGGTCGCGTGGTGCGCCCACTCGGGCGCGTCGCCGGGGCGCGAAACGGCGAGGCCCGCGAGGCCGGAACCGGGTTCGTCGCCCGCGTCCTCGGATTCCACGACCAGCGTGTCGAGAATCGAGTGCCGGACGGACGGCTCGCCCGACTCACTCGACTCACCCGACCCGGCCGTGGTTTGGACCGCGACGGCGTGGACCCGAACCGGCGAGTCGAGCCCACGGAGCGTTTCGACCGGGACGCGCAGGCTGTCGCCGCCGACCTCGCAGTCGCCCGGTTCGAGCGCGTCGCGGCCGTCGAACAGGAACTCGACGGCGAGCGTCGCCTCCCCGGCGTCGGGTGCGGTGTCCGCGTCAGCGACCACGACGAGTTCGTCGCTGTTCTCCTGCTCGACTCGCCCGTCGAGTCGAACCCGCGGGCGGCCCGGTCCGGGGACTTCGACGTCGCCGCGGACCTGCTCCGCGAGGTCGTCGTGCGGGGCGAACCCGAACGGGTGCGTGCCCGGCGGGAGGTCCACGTCGAGGACGTAGTCGTCGCCGACGCGGCGCGGTCGGTCGCGGCCGACGAGACGGTCGTTGAACGGGCCGATGACGGCGACTTCGTCCGGCGACGTGGGTTCGAGGTCGGCCGCGGGGACCGCCATCGTCGCCGGGCGGCGGTCGTCGGGGAAGGCGCGAACGGTCTGTTCGTGGCGGCCGTCGGGCGCGTCGAGTTCGAGATGGTACGTGCCGGGAGCGTCGGGTTCGAGGTGGACGACCGGGCCCGAGCCGACCGTCACGGCGCTCTCCGCGGGGGCGTCGAGAACGCGCCAGCGGTACGTTGCGTCCCGTTCGGGGGCTCTCGGGGCGAGTTCGACGGGGCGGCCGACCGTCGTGACTCGCGGCGGACCGGGGTGATGCATACCACCTCTCCGGGGAGGGGGGCCCTTACCGTTTCGAAACCGCATGAAAGTTTGAAGGAACATTACACCAAGATTATTATCTGCGGGGGTCCCACGACTCAGCAATGCAACTACGCGACGCGCTGGCCGACTACAAGCGGCACGCAGACCACCCGACTCGGTTTCCGGGCGAGCGACGGACGACGAGCGGCCTGTTTTCGGGCCTCGGAAGCCGGTTAGTCCACGTCGAGACCGACGGCTCGCTCCGCGACTTCGGCTACCCGCTGTCCGGGCTCTGGGGGGTCGAGCGCTCCCGATTCGGCATCCGCCCCGTCGGCGACGAGGCCGGCGTCTACTGGTTCGACGAGGGCGCGAGCCAGTCGTACACGGGCGACGGCGCGCTCGTCGTCACCGACCACGAGACGCCCCACGGCGACGTGACGCAGTACGACCTCGCGGTCGGCGACGGCCACGTCAGCCGGTTCGAGACCGACGCCGACGTGGAACTCGTCGCCTTCGTCCACTTCCAGCCGGACGGCCGCGACACGCTCGTCGGGCAACTGACCCACGGCGACGCGGTGGAAGCGTACCACGCCGAGGAACACGACTTCCTCGCGTCGTCGCCGGCGTTCGAGCACGTCGAGGGACGCGTGCCCGAGGGCTTCGACGAACTGCTCTCGGAGGGCGAGGTCGAACTGCCGCGTCCCCGCACCGACGACTGCTACGAGGAGGGCCAACTGAGCGGCGCGGTCGTCGGGACGGTCCCGTTCGAGTCGGGCGCGGCCGCGGTCGGCCACCTGCTCACCGACGACACCGAGACCGGCCGCGAGGACGCGCTCGAAACCGTCCGCGACCTCGTCGCCCGCGACCTCGACGACCTCCGCGAGCGCGCCGCGACGGAGGTCGAAGGCGCGGTGCCCGACCACCGCGAATCGGCCGCGATGCGCGCCGACATCCGCGTGCTCTCGCTGCTTTCGGGGGGGCTCGGCCTCCGAATCGCCGGCCCCGACTTCGACCCCTACTACGCCTATTCCGGCGGCTACGGCTACACGTGGTTCCGCGACGACGCCGAAATCTCGAAATTCCTCTTCGAGTCCGACGAGCGACTCGACCTCGGCCTCGACGCGTGGCACGAGCGGAGCGCCCGCGCCTACTGCCGCACCCAGCGCGAGGACGGCTCGTGGCCACACCGCGTCTGGCCCTTCGACGGCTCGCTCGCCCCCGGCTGGGCGAACGCCCGTCTCGAATCGGGTGACGACGCGGACTATCAGGCCGACCAGACGGGGAGTGTCATCGCCTTCCTCGCGGCCTACCACGACCGCTGTGCCGACGACGACCTCCGCGACGACATCGAGGAGACGCTCGCGCGCGCCCTCGACAGCCTCGACGACACCCTCGGCGACGACGGCCTCCCTATCGACTGCCAGAACGCGTGGGAGAACATGACCGGCCGGTTCAGCCACACCGCGGCGACGTTCCTCGAAGCCTACGCCGC contains the following coding sequences:
- a CDS encoding alpha-amylase family glycosyl hydrolase, coding for MHHPGPPRVTTVGRPVELAPRAPERDATYRWRVLDAPAESAVTVGSGPVVHLEPDAPGTYHLELDAPDGRHEQTVRAFPDDRRPATMAVPAADLEPTSPDEVAVIGPFNDRLVGRDRPRRVGDDYVLDVDLPPGTHPFGFAPHDDLAEQVRGDVEVPGPGRPRVRLDGRVEQENSDELVVVADADTAPDAGEATLAVEFLFDGRDALEPGDCEVGGDSLRVPVETLRGLDSPVRVHAVAVQTTAGSGESSESGEPSVRHSILDTLVVESEDAGDEPGSGLAGLAVSRPGDAPEWAHHATVYEVFVRSFVGETPDPTFDELARRVPYLESLGVDCLWLTPILESYTTHGYHVTDYFETASDLGTREDFEALVDRCHDAGIRVVFDLVINHTSRDHPAFQFHSTGVPGYEDHYARVPEREDPSDVDWGGPGAAEHYFNWTRIPNLNYDSPAVRSWMLDVVTEWATVVDGFRCDVAWGVPHGFWKEVRERVKADDPEFLLLDETIPRDPAYHENEFDAHYDTTLYGALREVGAGEKPATAVLDAVADARWHGFPDDAVQLRYIENHDEERYRSDVGDDALRAAAAATFTLPGAPMIYYGQETGVADQRGTMRWHDADADLVDFHRRLSRLRDAHEVLRVGDVEPVSASVAPAGDGGVESDRVVAFARDDGTDRLVVVLNFDGKPTTVELGAETAETDLLTGERVGAGDASGAAAGDEGVRVTVADAVVLRAVGDSSH
- a CDS encoding TrmB family transcriptional regulator sugar-binding domain-containing protein, with the translated sequence MVDDSPTMDDRELADLLEQFGLSEKVVDTYLTLLELGEAKASQIADAAGVSKRYVYSVSKELESRGFVEVNDHVVPTTIRPLPPMEVIESLSESVESMRPALEERYTATARDQERFEVIKSRVTVLKRIAELVGRAESEITLSLPYDVLDEVEDELRAARERGVLVSLVVSGVEPHDDLELDGVASLVRVWHELMPTMLTVDSRTGLISPGEMVARSNSESQAIVFAQPHLGPVIVGSFFGNYWPMAAEAYTTDPDPLPAMYHNFRHAVLQAALCERAGIDLDVTVTGRMVHTDGPTELHGRVVDIRQGLLEPANNSFPVENAFVVETDEGTYSIGGQGAFVEDFEADAVEFTAAE
- a CDS encoding glucan 1,4-alpha-glucosidase; the encoded protein is MQLRDALADYKRHADHPTRFPGERRTTSGLFSGLGSRLVHVETDGSLRDFGYPLSGLWGVERSRFGIRPVGDEAGVYWFDEGASQSYTGDGALVVTDHETPHGDVTQYDLAVGDGHVSRFETDADVELVAFVHFQPDGRDTLVGQLTHGDAVEAYHAEEHDFLASSPAFEHVEGRVPEGFDELLSEGEVELPRPRTDDCYEEGQLSGAVVGTVPFESGAAAVGHLLTDDTETGREDALETVRDLVARDLDDLRERAATEVEGAVPDHRESAAMRADIRVLSLLSGGLGLRIAGPDFDPYYAYSGGYGYTWFRDDAEISKFLFESDERLDLGLDAWHERSARAYCRTQREDGSWPHRVWPFDGSLAPGWANARLESGDDADYQADQTGSVIAFLAAYHDRCADDDLRDDIEETLARALDSLDDTLGDDGLPIDCQNAWENMTGRFSHTAATFLEAYAALALSDLDSALTDRAAERAREVYEGIDHLWSEGRGCYALRVADGELDDRYDSAALALASAHRTYDRLESVDDDRLDRLVRHVESVFDGLWHDPDDSDVKGLVRFEGDDWRMREQSSEKIWTVSTAWGANAGVELAALLAEHDDDRAGTFADEGRELLDLVLPDGPLCTDEGYLAEQFFDDGTPDSATPLGWPHALRLATLATLDADDAFDGE